Proteins encoded within one genomic window of Brienomyrus brachyistius isolate T26 chromosome 22, BBRACH_0.4, whole genome shotgun sequence:
- the LOC125717529 gene encoding immunoglobulin lambda-1 light chain-like isoform X1 yields the protein MLVKICTLITALSCVNGVTVVTQKPPAVTVSKGGTVTMDCNLGTVTGSSARWYKQVPGGVPQYVLSYYHGWSSPNYGTGFSSSRFTSNHQSNSDYRLIINTVEVGDSAVYYCHTWDSSAKEHVFGQGTKLIVSDPSPEAPSLTLLPPSSEELKAGKATLVCLVKMSAAFADVSWTHNGSPLTGGVFTSSATQQADKTFGLSSFLSVKPSEWDSDGVFTCRVTLGAKSTVAEIKKSNCAE from the exons gtgtgaatggtgtgacaGTGGTCACCCAGAAGCCTCCTGCTGTTACAGTGAGCAAAGGAGGGACAGTGACTATGGACTGTAACCTTGGGACAGTCACTGGCAGCAGTGCTCGCTGGTATAAGCAGGTCCCAGGTGGAGTTCCCCAGTATGTGTTGAGTTATTACCATGGATGGAGCTCCCCAAACTATGGGACAGGCTTCTCCTCCAGTCGCTTCACATCAAACCATCAGAGTAATTCAGATTATCGGTTGATCATCAACACAGTGGAGGTTGGAGACTCAGCAGTTTATTACTGTCACACATGGGACAGCTCTGCTAAGGAACAT GTATTCGGACAAGGCACTAAACTGATCGTCAGCG ACCCCTCCCCGGAGGCTCCCTCACTGACCCTCCTCCCTCCATCCAGTGAGGAGCTCAAGGCAGGTAAAGCCACACTGGTTTGCCTGGTTAAGATGTCTGCTGCATTTGCCGACGTCAGCTGGACGCACAACGGGAGCCCACTAACCGGTGGAGTTTTCACCAGCTCTGCTACACAGCAGGCAGATAAAACCTTTGGTCTGAGCAGCTTCCTGAGTGTGAAGCCCTCAGAGTGGGACAGCGATGGCGTCTTTACCTGCAGAGTGACACTGGGGGCGAAATCCACAGTGGCAGAGATAAAGAAGAGCAATTGTGCCGAGTGA
- the LOC125717529 gene encoding immunoglobulin lambda-1 light chain-like isoform X2, whose product MLVKICTLITALSCVNGVTVVTQKPPAVTVSKGGTVTMDCNLGTVTGSSARWYKQVPGGVPQYVLSYYHGWSSPNYGTGFSSSRFTSNHQSNSDYRLIINTVEVGDSAVYYCNTWDSSANEYVFGQGTKLIVSDPSPEAPSLTLLPPSSEELKAGKATLVCLVKMSAAFADVSWTHNGSPLTGGVFTSSATQQADKTFGLSSFLSVKPSEWDSDGVFTCRVTLGAKSTVAEIKKSNCAE is encoded by the exons gtgtgaatggtgtgacaGTGGTCACCCAGAAGCCTCCTGCTGTTACAGTGAGCAAAGGAGGGACAGTGACTATGGACTGTAACCTTGGGACAGTCACTGGCAGCAGTGCTCGCTGGTATAAGCAGGTCCCAGGTGGAGTTCCCCAGTATGTGTTGAGTTATTACCATGGATGGAGCTCCCCAAACTATGGGACAGGCTTCTCCTCCAGTCGCTTCACATCAAACCATCAGAGTAATTCAGATTATCGGTTGATCATCAACACAGTGGAG GTTGGAGACTCagcagtttattactgtaacacATGGGACAGCTCTGCTAATGAATAC GTATTCGGACAAGGCACTAAACTGATCGTCAGCG ACCCCTCCCCGGAGGCTCCCTCACTGACCCTCCTCCCTCCATCCAGTGAGGAGCTCAAGGCAGGTAAAGCCACACTGGTTTGCCTGGTTAAGATGTCTGCTGCATTTGCCGACGTCAGCTGGACGCACAACGGGAGCCCACTAACCGGTGGAGTTTTCACCAGCTCTGCTACACAGCAGGCAGATAAAACCTTTGGTCTGAGCAGCTTCCTGAGTGTGAAGCCCTCAGAGTGGGACAGCGATGGCGTCTTTACCTGCAGAGTGACACTGGGGGCGAAATCCACAGTGGCAGAGATAAAGAAGAGCAATTGTGCCGAGTGA